The proteins below are encoded in one region of Oncorhynchus nerka isolate Pitt River linkage group LG15, Oner_Uvic_2.0, whole genome shotgun sequence:
- the LOC115143242 gene encoding cell division control protein 42 homolog isoform X2 has product MQTIKCVVVGDGAVGKTCLLISYTTNKFPSEYVPTVFDNYAVTVMIGGEPYTLGLFDTAGQEDYDRLRPLSYPQTDVFLVCFSVVSPSSFENVKEKWVPEITHHCPKTPFLLVGTQIDLRDDPSTIEKLAKNKQKPITLETAEKLAKDLKAVKYVECSALTQRGLKNVFDEAILAALEPPETQRKRKCCIF; this is encoded by the exons ATGCAAACGATCAagtgtgttgtggtgggtgaCGGAGCTGTGGGTAAAACCTGTCTGCTCATCTCCTACACCACAAACAAGTTCCCCTCTGAATATGTACCCACG GTGTTTGACAACTATGCTGTAACTGTAATGATAGGAGGGGAGCCCTACACCCTGGGCTTGTTTGACACTGCAG gtcAGGAGGACTACGACAGGTTACGACCTCTGAGTTATCCCCAGACAGATGTCTTCCTCGTCTGTTTCTCCGTCGTTTCCCCCTCCTCCTTCGAAAATGTCAAAGAAAAG TGGGTTCCAGAGATCACCCACCACTGTCCAAAGACCCCGTTCCTGTTGGTGGGGACTCAGATAGATCTGCGAGACGACCCGTCCACCATAGAGAAGCTGGCCAAGAACAAACAGAAGCCCATCACTCTTGAGACGGCAGAGAAACTGGCCAAAGACCTCAAGGCCGTCAAATATGTGGAGTGCTCAGCCCTCACGCAG CGAGGGCTGAAGAATGTATTTGATGAAGCTATCCTAGCCGCCCTAGAGCCACCAGAGACGCAAAGAAAGAGGAagtgctgtatattctaa
- the LOC115143242 gene encoding cell division control protein 42 homolog isoform X1, whose translation MQTIKCVVVGDGAVGKTCLLISYTTNKFPSEYVPTVFDNYAVTVMIGGEPYTLGLFDTAGQEDYDRLRPLSYPQTDVFLVCFSVVSPSSFENVKEKWVPEITHHCPKTPFLLVGTQIDLRDDPSTIEKLAKNKQKPITLETAEKLAKDLKAVKYVECSALTQKGLKNVFDEAILAALEPPEPKKKRKCVLL comes from the exons ATGCAAACGATCAagtgtgttgtggtgggtgaCGGAGCTGTGGGTAAAACCTGTCTGCTCATCTCCTACACCACAAACAAGTTCCCCTCTGAATATGTACCCACG GTGTTTGACAACTATGCTGTAACTGTAATGATAGGAGGGGAGCCCTACACCCTGGGCTTGTTTGACACTGCAG gtcAGGAGGACTACGACAGGTTACGACCTCTGAGTTATCCCCAGACAGATGTCTTCCTCGTCTGTTTCTCCGTCGTTTCCCCCTCCTCCTTCGAAAATGTCAAAGAAAAG TGGGTTCCAGAGATCACCCACCACTGTCCAAAGACCCCGTTCCTGTTGGTGGGGACTCAGATAGATCTGCGAGACGACCCGTCCACCATAGAGAAGCTGGCCAAGAACAAACAGAAGCCCATCACTCTTGAGACGGCAGAGAAACTGGCCAAAGACCTCAAGGCCGTCAAATATGTGGAGTGCTCAGCCCTCACGCAG AAAGGCCTAAAGAATGTGTTTGATGAGGCGATACTGGCTGCGCTGGAGCCTCCCGAGCCCAAGAAGAAACGCAAATGTGTGCTGCTATGA